The stretch of DNA TTCCGACCGCGCCCACGGGCGAGTCCGCCAACACGGCTCAGCGGCCGGGGCAGAGGCTTGTTCCCTCCCCGGCCCGAGGCGTTGGCAGCCGCTGGAACAAGGGGCCGGGAGCCCCCCCATTGCCATaagcgccccctcccccgaggcgCCCCTGTCCCCAGAGCGAAGGGACGGGCAGCAGCGGAGCCCGCCCCCCCCATCCCGccggctctggctctggctctgggggATCTCCGGGCCCGTCTCCCGGCTCTGACGCTCGGCTGGTGATAAAGACCCCCCGCGAGCCGGACCCCCCTGGCCCCCGCGAGCCGGACCCCCCCTGGCTCCCCGAGCTGCCTCTcccgccccggggggggggggctcggctTGGCTGCCCCCGGGGTCCGCCTTGCAGGGAGGGTCACCCGCTGGTGGGCGACGCACGAGGCCGGGGGCGCTGCGAGGGGGGAGCGGGGATGGGGGTGCTCAGCGCCCCCCCGGGGCCCGtcgggttgccaaccctcccggacTGGCCTGGAGTCCCCGGGGAGGGAGGCGAATCTTTAGTGAGGGAGGGTGCCCTGAGCCGCAATCTCCGGGAACGGCTCCCACCGCAACCGGCCACGCTGCGGCCGCCCGGCCCCACGCTGCCGCCCCGGGCCCCACGGGGGTCCCAGGCTCCGGGCGGCTGCGGGTCCTGGAAGGTACAACACAGACTTTCTGAGGGCGAATCAAAGCGCCTGCTCCGCTACCCAACCAGGACCTACGGCTCCCCGTCTCGCGAGCGGCGTCGGCGCCAGGGGCGTGACGTCAGGCGGGGGCCGGAAGCCGGGCGGGCGGGGGCCGGAAGCCGGGCGGGCGGGGAAAGGCTGAGGCGGCCATTTCTGTTCGCTCCCCCCGCCCTTCTCCGCGGCCGGCGAGGGGGAGGAATTTCCGGTCCGGCCGGGGCCCTGCTCCGCGTGCGGCGCATGCGCGCCGGGAAGAATGGTCACGTGCGGAGGGCGAGCTCAGGGATTGGCGGAGGCTATTGTGAGGTCAGTTCCGGCGGCGGCGAAGCCGGTGGTTCGGGCGGGCGCGAGTGAGGCCCCGAGCGAGAGCGAGAGAAGGGGGCGCCCGGCCCGAGaccccctccccgcgcccggcccggccccgccatGGCCTCGCTGCTCAAGGTGGACCCGGAAGTGAAGCTAAAGGTAACGATGCCCCAGggggcccgcccctcccccacagcccgtATCCCCCCCCCCACGTGCCCTCACGGCCatgtcccgcccccccccccgctcatgcccccccccccacccggccgcggaccccctccccctcccggggccgcccctccccccacgggtCCCCTCCCggggccgccccctccccccacagcccgtATCCCCCCCCCACGTGCCCTCACGGCCAtgtcccgcccccccccgctcatgcccccccccacccggccgcggaccccctccccctcccggggccgcccctccccccacgggtCCCCTCCCGgggccgcccctcccccacagcccgtatccccccccccccacgtgccCTCACGGCCATGTCCCGCCCCCCCCGctcatgcccccccccacccggccgcggaccccctccccctcccggggccgcccctccccccacgggtCCCCTCCCGgggccgcccctcccccacagcccgtacccccccccccacgtgccCTCACGGCCATGTCCCGCCCCCCCCGctcatgcccccccacccccggccgcggaccccctccccctcccggggccgcccctccccccacgggtCCCCTCCCGgggccgcccctcccccacagcccgtATCCCCCCCCCACGTGCCCTCACGGCCATGTCCCGCCCCCCCCGctcatgcccccccccacccggccgcggaccccctccccctcccggggccgcccctccccccacgggtCCCCTCCTggggccacccctccccccaccgtgcaCACGTGCTCTCCCGACAgccgcggggcggggccggggcggggccggggcgggggagctGCCGCCCCCGCGGAGCGGTTGAGGTCTCGGGCGCGGCGGTGCGCGTCGTTGACCCTGAAGCCTACCGATGACGCGTCAAACCTGCTGCGTTCCTCGTGGTGGCCCCCCAGTTACCGCCGCGAAAACCCTGCGGTGCCTGCAAATCCCAGCCCGCCTGCTGCGGGGCGAACCTCTCCCGGAGCCCAGTACGTGGCGGTGCCCCTCGCTGCCGCCCCAGCCAGAGCTGGCGCTAAGCATAAGCAGACCGAGCCATTACATTGGGCCCTGAGCTGCTCAAGGGGGCCCCCATTTGCTTTTTTAGCATGGGGGGGGCAAATATTCCTGTTTAGGGTCTCCGGTGGGCTAGCACTGCCTTTGTCCCCAGCAGGGCTGGGTGCAGACAGCCGCACACCTGCAGCACACATGGCCGTAAAATACAGCTTAGTGGGTGGCCAGATGACTGACCCCGGGGGAGGGGCCGATTCACTGGCTGCATCCTTCTTGCTATATCTAATTCAATGCTGACCTTCCTTTTACTTGCCATGTCCCTGCCTGAGAATTTCCAGCCTGCTGCACCTGCCAGAGTCCCACAGAGCTTGGGTCCCGCTTGCCCTGCAGTGTACAGGACCCTGAGggggtctacacttaaaaattaggcTGTGAAAGTTTGTGCATTGAGTGCCGTAGTTAGGTCGATctaaccctcagtgtagatgcagctaggtcgacagaagaagtCTTCCATCATCAACCTAGCTActtaccgcctctcagggagctGGATTAACAACATCAACCGAAAAACTCTTTCAGTCAAAGTAGAAAGTGTCTACACCACAATGTTATGGTGGCAGCATAGATAGACCCTGAATATCAGCGACTCAGTGTCTGGGCAGGCTGCCCTGTTGCTCAGGATGGGTGGCCATGTGCCTTCGCTTGctactttttgtttttgcttgggAGATAATGGCAGTAGATGTTAAATGTCTTGCTGCTTTGTCCTGGAATTCACTCCTCTGAGGAGCAGCCTTTTAGGTGAGGTGCCTACAGTGTGGGAACGCTTGCCTAAGCCTGGGGATTGGGGGAGAATATTGGAGGGGGATTGTCACTGGGGACACTTTTGTTGTAATTAACAGTCAGGTCTGTGGGGCCAGATCAGCCACACGGTTTTTGTTCATTGCACCTCTCAGATTGTAGATCTGGGCGCTCGTGCTGCATGGTCTGCTCTAGAATAGGTCTGAGTCTGCAAAACCCTTTGTCTGCTCCAAGTCACTCCCTTCTCCATTCACAgaggctctagattgttctctgAAATACTTGTAAGGGCACCATCAACTTCAGATTTCACTCTGACTGCAATGTTTTGCACCTTCTATTGTCAGAGCAACACCTCAGATTACAAAATGGAAATATTGGCATTTGTCCTCATTTGTTTCCTTTGCTTGTTTGACTGTGATAGTTGGTAGCACTGTTTCCCTGCTATAGTCAGGTTCTCTGTGTGTGGGTCAGTCACGTGGCAACATGAgagtaaaatgttttttaaaaaaataagaaaagtgGTCATCATACCCCAAATTGACAAAGGGCTCAAGATCATGCGTAGGACCCCAAACCACTTGTATTTTAAATTGACTAGCCTTCAGGTTGGTGATGCCCCTTTCAATAACTGAACTGCACTTGTCTTCAGATTCTTGCCCTAGCTGTTACTCTGCAGTCCTGTGTTTTTGAGTCAGGGAATGTTGAGTCCAGGGAATGTTGAGGCAACCAACAAAGCCTCTCACCATTGGGGAGCATGCCCACTTCTCTCCCCAGAGAAAAGGACTGAATTGATGGGACCCTCACGTGGGGTGAGAATAAGGGCAAAACATTTCAGTAACTGGTAGCGTTTACTGCTATGGCAACCATGGGCTTCTTATGCAAATTATCAGTTAtgcccacccctccaccccctcagtgAACAGTGAGAACTCTCACTATCATCCAGACCACAAGAGCAAAGGAAGTATAAAAACCCACTTGGCCTAAAGCTAAGCAAAAGGAATAGATCTTGCAATGTGCATGCATGTGGGGTGGTGCAGTTACTCTGTTCTTCCACTGCCTCAGATAGGCAGTTGTCCCACTGCATTTCTGCTTTATGATAAATCAGGCCAGGCGTTAGGCATTTGACCAAGTCAGCTTAACAGCCAGATAAAGGAGAAGGGTTCGGCAGCCATAACACTTGACAATGAGTATTTAGGGTGGCCCTGAGAAGTTCGGCTGGTGGCAGCCTCTGTTCCAGTCCAGGAGTGCTCTGCAGATGTCACTAGCATAATGTGCATGTTTCTGAGGCTTCATGGGGACCTTCTTGAGTGCACTTCTTGACTTGTCGATCTAACAACTGCAGCTTCAGCCTCTGGTTGTGCTTCACCTGCCACGGCAGCTTGCTGTGTTCTCCATCACCCATGGTAGCAGTGCAGGGATCGGGAATGTTAGACTTGCTGTCCCTGCACTGACAGCATGGGCTCTGTTTACTGAGGTTGCTGAGTCTGACAAACAGGGACTTTCCCTGTCCTGGGGTAACAGCTTCTGCCCGGAATATCGAGTCTGGAGGCCTTTCAGCAGTTGGTAATAATGACATCTTATAAAGCTCTGTCGTCTTTCCCATTAGCCTGGTGGGGAAGGTGTCGGAGAGGCTGCTATGTGGCCACCCGCCCCTCTACAATATCATTCTCACCCTGGGTCTCCATTGTAAAGGGGTCACTTACCCTATGCGGAGGTTCTGTGTGCTTCAGGGCAAACTGGACCTTGATGCAGAATTTAGGTCCCCAAATTCTGGGCATTTAGGAGACTCTTGGGAGCTTCAGATACATTCTGAAAACAGGGTTTCTTATTGGATTCAATATGTCATGGCTAGGATGGTCGGGGGGGTGGCCCCACTGCTTAATTTTAGGATAGAGTACAGTTTTTAATACAGGCTCTGCATTTCCAGTTCTCACACTGTCATCTTCATGCTTCCATGCAAGCCCATGAAGATGAGTAGGTCAGCTCACTCCTCTTTGCTATTGTTTGAGGCTCTCTGCAGACAGGTAAATGGCCCTGGGTCAGTTACCTCTCGTACTAGTTTTCAGGCTTTTCACTGGCCTTCAGGAATGTAACAATGTACACCTCTAAGAGAACTGGAatttgggagcccagctctgaggcAGGGGATGAGTTCTGTAGCTGTGGAATGAATATGTAGGGCTTTGCCTCTGGGCCAGTGCCTGGCACACCTGGGCTGTTATATCAGGAAGAACTAAGGCTGGCTGTGAACTGTGTTTTGGATTAGTTATTCTGAGCTGTTGTTTTCCTCTTTTCTAGGTTGACTCTTTCAGGGAGCGGATCACAAGTGAGGTAAGTGTCCACTCCCATCTCCCCAGAATGGCATGTGGGGGCAGAGTGAATGCCATGTTGGGATCTAGCTTTCTGTTGGATTGTGCTATGATCTCTGAGGTGCAACAGAACCTTTCTTTGCAGGCTCCTTGCTAGCACTCAGCCCTTCAGTCACTCACTGAGTGTGGAGAGTCTGTAGCTCTGTTGTTCTCCAGAGCCTTGGCAGAGTGGAGGGCTGCCAAGACTCCTCCACCTTCAGGTGGGAGAGTTTGACtccctctgagatttttttccccctggcttTGAACAGAGCTGTATGCTTGGCCTTTTGCAGTAGCTTTGGTTTCCACAGTGTCCTTGCCTGCTGGCTAAGTGCAGAGGTGAGGGCAGCCTGGGGTGCTGCTCTCATGTAACCATCTGCTGTTCTTTCTCATTTAGGCTGAAGATTTGGTGGCAAATTTTTTCCCAAAGAAGTTGTTAGAACTTGATGGGTTCCTTAAGGTAAGATATGTGCTTTTGCCTGCTTCCCCACTTGCTTCAGAATGCAATCCTGACCCTGGGGAAGAGTTGTCTTTAGTCAGAGCAGAGGGTAAAACAGAGGATAAAACGCTGAAAAGCAGTGTCCCAAACTTGCGTTATACCCATTTGAATGCCATTAGCCCTAGACACTCAGCCCTGTGTATCTTTCAGACTGTGATGGTGTATGGAGTCCATCAGATAGAAACTTAACGAATTCTGTCCCAAACTGACAACCCATTTTCCTAGTCCTCTCAGTCCCATCTTCATACCTGCCTCTGTTCTCTCTTGCCTGGTGGCTGGATGAAACCTGAAGTCTGGAATCTCCCATTTCCTGGCGATTAACATGACGACAAAAGTTGTTAGATTTGTATGTGACTTCTTGTTGTTTTCCAGGAGCCCATCCTGAATATTCATGATCTCACCCAGATCCACTCAGACATGAACCTCCCTGTCCCTGACCCGATCCTTCTCACTAACAGCCACGATGGACTGGACGGGGTAAGATTCCTCCCTTGGCTATATTAATTAAACCTGCATGGCTTGCTGTGCATTCGGTTAGGCTGTTCCCTGATAATGACAGGCTGCAGCCGCCCGTGAGCATGTGAGAACTGGTCTCTTCAGCCCCTGGATCCTGGCTGGAGGCAGTGCTGTGGTTTGCTCTGTAACCCGCCCCCGGTTGGAGGGGGAAGGCTGCTCTGATATCAGAACCCTTGAAGATGTTCTGTAAGGAATTTCCTCGCTGCTGTCACTCTTGGTCCCGGGTAGTTGGGGAGTAAAATGTTCTGTTGTGTGTATTTTAGCCAAATATGAAAAAGAGGAAGCTGGAAGACTGTGAAGAGACCTTCCAGGGTAAGAGTCCCCAagtctctgtgccgctgcctgcccGCTGAGCCAGCGCTACGTGCCTAGGGGTATGAACCTGCACAAGCTCCACCTGCCCTCTCCCGACTGCCACTGCCCTACCCAGGCCTGTCCGTGCTTCCTCTTAAAAGCTGGGGCGTGTGACTGAGTCATGGAGGAGCCCGATAGTGGTTCTGCTGAGCCGAGCTTGGCCTCTCCCAAGAGACTGGAGTAGTGCTCATCAGAGCCGGCATGCTGATGGAGGGAGCAGGGTAGAGCCACATGGACCCCTTCGTGGAAGGAAGGAGCCGTCAAGCCTCATGCTGCATCGAAACAGAGGCAGCTCCTACGTGTGGCTCAGGGAGCAGCTCCCTTTGCACCCTGTTTCTCCAGTTTGGGTTTCTTCCTGGGTcttgtctctcttccccttcctctgtaATAGTCTGTTAAATATCCCTGTCCCCATGGCAACCCGGCGTGGTTGGAACACGTGCAGAGCTGGCTGTCTCTGACTTGAGATGCTGTGAATAACTGACCTTTCCCCTCTGGTGCTAGGTACTAAAGTGTTTGTGATGCCCAATGGGATGCTGAAGAGTAACCAGCAGCTAGTGGACATCATTGAGAAAGTGAAACCGGAGATCAGGCTGCTGATTGAGAAGTGCAACACGGTGGGTGTGGGCCTGAGCATGGAGCTAGATGGCGATCGGCCCCCAGACACCACTATCCGAATTCTTTCCCCATAGCGTCAGGGCTTCTCACTAACCCACAAAGAGCGAACTGGGCCTCCATCCTACCTATAGAATAAGGAAATGTAGgacaccgcccctccccccggcttCTCATGGTCTCTGAACAGGATGCTCCTCAAAGGGGCAGGTACCGGCGCTGGCCAATAGAAATGGCATTTCCCTCAAAAGAGCTTGGAGCTGCCCTGACTCCAGCTCCTGGAGCGGGCACTGTCCTAGCTCCCTCCCGCTAGTCCTTTGCTCGGAAGGGCTTTGCATCTCTGTGATGTTGTACGGCACCACCTTGCTGAGTGGGGCTTCAGTAAAATCGAGGGACAGAAGCTTCCCTTAATGCTTGGGTGGATGTCACGGGGTCCCAGGAGAGGTCAAGGTATCAGGCTTAGTCCCCAGTCGCCGCATGAGTCAGGCCCTGAGACAGTCTTGGGATGAGCTGCGCGAGCGAGAGTTTCTGAGGGCTCCCAGTAAGAGGTTCTGGTTTAAAGACAGGTCCCTCCAGTGCTGTCTGCACTCAGTCACAGTGTCACTTTCTGTCCCTCCAGGTCAAAATGTGGGTGCAGCTCCTGATCCCCAGGATAGAAGATGGAAACAACTTTGGCGTTTCTATTCAGGTAAGGCGACCCATGACATCGTGGCTCCTTTATGGGCTAGTGCCCCAGACACCAGGGCATCTTGGGCTCCTGAGGAGCCTTTCATTAGATCCACCTGGCTCTGCTTCCAAACAGCTCTCTTTGATGGATAGATTGGGCTAGTTTTGGTCTTGAAACCTGAATCCTTCCCTGGCATCTGAGAGGCGGGAGGGGCAGAGAGTACCTAAAAGCATCACTTTGCTCAGAGGCCTGGGAGCCACACCATAGTCTTGCAAGACCCAGTAAAGCTGAGCCATGTTTGAGGGAGGCTGTGTGCTACAGGcagcctgccccacccagcaccccaacctgGCAGGATCAGGGTGGTTGTGTGAAGCTATTTGCATTGCTTTCTTCCCTGAATCTCCCTGGAACTTGGCTGCTGATCCTCTGAGCAAGGCAAACTAACTTCTTAAGGCTGTGTGGCTGGTGCAGGGAGTCATTGTGGCCAGGAACTTCTGGTTCCTGCTGGCTCCTATGTTCCCGTAACCTTCGCTAACTGACTGAGGCTTGAGACTTGCATCTGATTCTACCCTGATGGGTAGATGGAGCAACTTTAAAGATGGCCAGAGACTGAGCTGCTTGACCCTGGGTGGCTGCACATGTGAGTGGGGTTGGAGGTTCTTGCTTCTGCTGTGAAGCTCACACTGCATCCTTGGCTCCCTTGCAGGAGGAGACAGTGGCTGAGCTGCGGACTGTGGAGAGTGAGGCAGCTTCATATCTGGACCAGATTTCTAGGtaggtggaggtggggaaggggtggctatGAGCTCTTCGATGGGTCCCTCCCTGGGGAGGCTGAGTGCATTTGGGTAAGGACTTGAGCCCCGTGGCTAAGGCAAGGTCTGAGAACACTGCTTTGCTATTTTCTGACTATTAAATCCACCCTCTTCCATTCCCTTCCAGATACTATATCACGAGGGCAAAGCTGGTTTCCAAAATAGCAAAATATCCTCACGTGGTAAGTGGAGCATCTCTTTGCTGAGCGTTTGGTGGGGTTGGAGAGAATTAattgtctttctgtttctgtgGATAGCCCTCTACTGGCTGTTTCTATCACTGACTCCTTTAAGTAGCAGCTGCCAGAGtgctgtgggggctgggagcctggaggGTTGGCGGAGGGGCTCTGTGGTGGCTaggagccctgggaggggagccTGCAGGGCTGGAAGGATCTGGCTTCTCTCAAGGGAAGGGAAAAActgataataattaatataaatcagaagttaggtaTTGTAGAAAATCGATAAGGGatgcaaagggacacaaggagaaatctatggccagcagagtaaAGGATATTAAGGGggagttttaaaatatatgaggAACAAAAAGAACCCTCCAATGGTATTTGTCCAATACTAGATGGGgatggtagaattatcagtaataatgcagaaaaggtgaAAATGGTCAATAAATTCTGTTCTACATTTGGGGGGAAAACAGAAGATACAGTCTCATCCTATGGTGTTAACACTTTCCATTCTagtagtatctctggaggatgttaagcAGCAGTTACTAAAGACAGACATTTTGAAAGCagtaggtccagataacttgcatccaggaGTTCTAAGAGCTGACTGCGgagctcactggactgttaatgttgatttttttttcaataagtcttggagcactgaggAAGTTCccgaagactggaagaaagcgaATGTTGTGCCAGTATATACAGGGTAAATGGGATTACCCAGGTAATGATaggacatcaatcccaggcaagacaATAGTGTCTGATATGGGATTTGATTACTAAAGAACTAAGGAATACATCAGTTATATGATCTGTCAGCATGATTTTATGGTAAATAGATCCTTTCAAACTAACTTGGTATACTTTTtataagattacaagtttggttgataaaggggatagtgttgatgtaatatacttagacttctgtaaggtgtttgacttggtaccgcacgacattttgattacaaaactagaatgatataaaattaacatggcccacattaaatggattaaaaactggctaactgataggtctcaaaatgtaactgtaaatggggaattgccATTGAGCGagtctgtttccagtgggatcctgatgggatcagttcttggccctatgctattgaaaatctttatcaatgacctggaagaaaacacaaagttATCAGTGATAAAGTTTGCAATTGACGAAAATAGGGTGtggtaaataattaagaggacaggtcactgattcagagcaatttagattgcttggtaaacggggtgcaagcaaacaatatccGTTTTAATACGGATAAAtgtacatctgggaacaaagaatgtagggaagcagtgactcagaaaaagggggtcatggtggataatcagctaaacatgagctcccgGTGTGATGCTGTGTTCAAAAGacctaatgcaatcctaggatgcataagCAAGGAAATTTTGAGTAGGAGCACAGAGGTAATTTTAACTCTAtgttggcactggtgcaactgttACCAGAATCCTGTGTCTAGTGGTGgggtgcccacaattcaggaaggacgttgataaactggagagggctcagagaagagccacaagaattattaaaggattagaaaaccttccttatagtgagagactcggAGTCCAATctattcagtttaacaaagagcaggttaaggggtgacttgatcatagcCTATACGTACCTacctgggaaacaaatatttgataatgggctcttcagtctagcagaggaaggtctaacatgatccaatggctggaagctgaagctagacaaattcagactggaaataaggtgtgtgGTGTTAACTGTGGCAGTAactaaccagtggaacaatttcctagggtcatggtggattttccatcactggcaatttttaaatcaagattggaggtttttctaaaatgtcagctctaggaattatttggggacaagtctctggcctgtgctatacagggtGTCctactacatgatcacaatggtcccttcgtGCCCTTGAATGCATAAGGTTGAACAGGAGAGAGCCCCCTTGATGTCTGTAGAGGGAAGGGCAGCCTGGCTTTTAGGCTATTCACAGCCACATTCTCCCTTCTCTGTGTAGGAGGATTATCGCCGCACGGTGACAGAAATTGATGAGAAGGAATACATTAGTCTGCGCTTAATCATCTCTGAGCTGAGGAATCAATATGTGAGTGAGAGTTGGGACCCCAGCTCATGTGTTCCCCTGTGGAGAAGCACCCTTGGATCAatcccacctcagagccctgagaGGGAGCTGGCCTGGGCCTCTGCTTTCCCGTTGCTCTTAGCAAGCAGAGATCGCGGCAAGTTGCTGCGCTGGAGAGTCTGGTATTTCCCACCTCTGTACTGAGTGCTGGCAAGCCCAGGGGCATGCAGTTCATTGTGCTCTTTGCGGGAACCTTCCGACCCAACCTCTCCAGATGGTGTAGGCCAATCCTGGGCTCTGTTAACTAATTCACTCTCATTGTTGGGGCCAAAACATGCTGGTCTCTTCAGAGTGCAGACAGGCAAGGCCTTGCCTAAGAAGCTTACTGCTTGACATGAGACATGATGCGCTGAGTGAGGGCGATGGCTGGTGAGGCAGGGAAGGGCCAAGGGGCTGTAACTAAGAGCAGCCATTACTCAGGTTAGGCCAGTGCTTATGGTGAGAGTGAAGTTAAGTCAAGTTGTGGACCTCCCCTCCTGATGTACATCCAtggtctctctcctctttccagGTCACTTTGCATGATATGATCCTTAAAAACATCGAGAAGATCAAGAGGCCTCGGAGCAGCAACGCCGAGACTCTCTACTAAGTGTCAACGTTTGAACTTGAGAACTGTTCAGTCAACTAAAGACCGTCATTGCCTTGGTTTGTTACGTGACTATCGAGATGGGAAACTGGCTGGAAATAGTATTGCACTCGTAGTTAAACTCTAAAGAAACCCTCGCCTAGTTCTGTGATTGGTTTTGTTCAGGTCTCAGGAACTCTCCCTAATGTAGGAATTGGTATTGAGCAGGCCACTGCCATGGGACATGCAGGCTACCGAGAGTGAGCAGCTGCCAGGTAGGAATGCTCCTCCAAGCCTTTCTTCCTACTTAGGTGGGAATTGGATGAGACACCaagccccggggttctcccctttcccccccgccATCTGTCAGCTGCAGGGTTTTCTTGGGGTCCCTGGGAATGGAGGAGATGCAGTGTCTTCAACACTAGACTGAGTCCACAGAGTGTGTGCTGGCTGCGAGAAGCCGGCTGCTTCTCAGTGCCATCTCTGAGTGAGCCCTCTGCTGCCAGTCGTTTTATGCGTGTTAACTGTAAGGCTGGGAGGAGGTGCCCCTTCGGAGCAGGCAGCTCCCCTAGGCCAGGCTGCAGCCACACTCAGCAAAGTGCCATTGAGAGATTTTTAGGTTCGAACAAACCAGGAAAGAGCTATCTTAAGTTAGATCCCACCCCATTTGTCCCTCTCCCTTGTGAAATGCAGCTAGATCAATGCAGAGGGCTATGTGGCACACCTGTCACTAGATCTGGTTGCCACCAGCCACGTCCCACTGGCTGGTGGGTTCAGAGCCCGGGTAGCTTTTGCTCCTATGTAGCTTTCCTCTTGGCTCTAAAAAAGCAGTTGTCCTGGTTAAAATCAATGTTAATCTCCTTCGGCATGAGGCATTTCTGTCCAGAATGAAGTTAGGGAGAGGCCCGAGCTCAAATTTTGAAGTCCTCATAGTCTCCAATAATGCTAAGGAATTAGCAGGTTGTGACGCACAGTCCCCTGCCGAGTGTATTTGGGGGGCAGGGTTTGGCAGGCTGGCTGCGATGGCTGATCTGTTGGGATGAGGATGGCCAAAAGCAGCCACAGCAGATCAGTATCAAAACCCCAGCACCCCATGAAAAGTACCTCGATTCCTTCTCCTGTGCCCAGGAGCTCCTCTAAGGCCATTGGAACGTTTCATGGTCCATTGCAAACCCCATGGGAAACGGTCAGTTGCGTTGTCAGTTTTTGTATGTGTGGGAAATGGGCTCATGATGCTGCAGGCTCCTTCTACATTTTCTTATTTATGGTATTTTTACTTCACACCCTCCTTCAGGGGAATGCTGGGTCAGTTGGTCCTGGACCCCTGAAGCTTCCATGGGTCTCACTGTCACACTTGTAACTTCTTGTGCAGTAGCCTTATAGTAGTTAGTTGTGAGAAATGGAATGAAcgtcctctccttccctcttgcgTTCTGTTGCTTTTGTTTCTTCTTCTATGCTGAAGAGCCACGTTTTCTCTTGCTGGTTTCCCAGGGGTTGCTCTGAGCGTGGAGGGCCCCCTGGCCCTTTCGATAGactcctttgttgttgtttgtagtAAGTCCAATTTTCGTCTTCCCGTTAATAAATATTCAGTAACAAACCAACTGCGTCTTAGCTGCTGCCTGGGAGCAGCACCTTCACTGTGTGTTTCTTTGTACTGATTCCTTTTTATTTGTTGGACTGTTCAACTTTCCTTGCCAGATGAACGTATGTAAAACTTTTACCATGTCAAGAAATTAAAATACAGGTACTTTGAATTCTTAAGTAGGACCCTTGTGTGATGCTGCGTTGTCAGACATGCTCTGTCGGTGGCTATGCCTCGCCTCTGTCCCAGTCTGGCCATGCCTCTCTCACGTCCACTCGCTCCACCCTTGTGCTGTATCCATCGCCGTGTCCTTCACCATGTGTCCAGACAATCGTCTGCTGCTGTGGGGTTCCAGCAGCATCCAGCAACTTAGTACCAAGGCCCCATGTCCTTACACTGCCCATTACTCACTCCTGCGCGGG from Lepidochelys kempii isolate rLepKem1 chromosome 27, rLepKem1.hap2, whole genome shotgun sequence encodes:
- the PSME3 gene encoding proteasome activator complex subunit 3 isoform X2; amino-acid sequence: MASLLKVDPEVKLKVDSFRERITSEAEDLVANFFPKKLLELDGFLKEPILNIHDLTQIHSDMNLPVPDPILLTNSHDGLDGPNMKKRKLEDCEETFQGTKVFVMPNGMLKSNQQLVDIIEKVKPEIRLLIEKCNTVKMWVQLLIPRIEDGNNFGVSIQEETVAELRTVESEAASYLDQISRYYITRAKLVSKIAKYPHVEDYRRTVTEIDEKEYISLRLIISELRNQYVTLHDMILKNIEKIKRPRSSNAETLY
- the PSME3 gene encoding proteasome activator complex subunit 3 isoform X1, which encodes MLSPGNVEATNKASHHWGACPLLSPEKRTELMGPSRGVDSFRERITSEAEDLVANFFPKKLLELDGFLKEPILNIHDLTQIHSDMNLPVPDPILLTNSHDGLDGPNMKKRKLEDCEETFQGTKVFVMPNGMLKSNQQLVDIIEKVKPEIRLLIEKCNTVKMWVQLLIPRIEDGNNFGVSIQEETVAELRTVESEAASYLDQISRYYITRAKLVSKIAKYPHVEDYRRTVTEIDEKEYISLRLIISELRNQYVTLHDMILKNIEKIKRPRSSNAETLY